One genomic window of Camelina sativa cultivar DH55 unplaced genomic scaffold, Cs unpScaffold00728, whole genome shotgun sequence includes the following:
- the LOC104773896 gene encoding uncharacterized protein LOC104773896 — translation MSKKKAHDQDMRDLKKIGKAVIPTKLKDPDSFNLPCSISYMHFNKCLCDLGASVSLMPYSVAEKLGYEDFKASNFYITLADGSKRDVVGVIESFPVKIGEARIPTDFAIMSMEHKPEDPLILGRPFLATAGAVIYVKMGTIKLHLTEDFTMKFDINNPTNLPSINDPPYTIKRNEDHEVSSKETPSSAKLSFQ, via the coding sequence atgtcaaagaagaaggctcatgaTCAAGACATGAGGGATTTGAAAAAGATTGGGAAAGCTGTTATCCCAAcaaagcttaaggatccagacTCATTCAACCTACCCTGCTCCATCAGCTACATGCATTTCAACAAGTGCCTTTGTGATTTAGGGGCTTCAGTGAGTTTGATGCCATACTCAGTGGCTGAGAAGTTAGGTTATGAAGATTTCAAGGCAAGCAACTTCTATATCACTCTAGCAGATGGGTCCAAGAGGGATGTGGTTGGAGTGATCGAGAGCttcccagtcaagataggagAAGCAAGGATCCCAACTGATTTTGCAATCATGAGCATGGAACATAAGCCTGAAGACCCTCTTATCTTGggaaggccattcttagccacagctGGGGCTGTAATTTATGTGAAGATGGGGACTATCAAGCTCCACCTGACtgaagacttcactatgaaATTTGACATTAACAACCCTACTAATCTGCCTTCCATCAATGATCCACCTTACACTATCAAAAGAAACGAGGATCATGAGGTCTCAAGTAAAGAAACACCTTCAAGTGCTAAGCTATCCTTTCAATAA